TTAAGGTATTAAAGTAAATAGGGGTGATTATATGCTTTTAGAAGTACCTAAAATTAAAAAAATCCAATTTGATGGAGGAAGTGCAAAGATTAAGCTAGATGAATTTAATCAAAAGATTAAAATTGTAAACTTTGAAGGTGATGTTAAAAGATTATTAAAGGAATTAATGATACTTTCAGATGAGAATAAAGTAGGAAAAATATTTTACGTTGCACCTAAAGAAAGAATTAAGGAGTTCAAAGATGAAGGATTTATAATGGAAGCAAAAGTTTACAATTTTTTAAAGGGTAAACCAGGATATTTTTTATCTAAATTCGTTACAGATAAGAGAAAAATGAGTATAGTTATTCCAGAAGAAGAAGAAGTTTTAATAATATCAAGGGAATATTCAGATGAAAATTATAAATATGATAAATACAACAAATATTTAATAAGAAATGCAGGTAAAGAAGATGCAGAGCAGTTGGCTAAACTTTATGAT
This genomic window from Clostridium pasteurianum DSM 525 = ATCC 6013 contains:
- the ablB gene encoding putative beta-lysine N-acetyltransferase, translated to MLLEVPKIKKIQFDGGSAKIKLDEFNQKIKIVNFEGDVKRLLKELMILSDENKVGKIFYVAPKERIKEFKDEGFIMEAKVYNFLKGKPGYFLSKFVTDKRKMSIVIPEEEEVLIISREYSDENYKYDKYNKYLIRNAGKEDAEQLAKLYDSVFETYPSPMNNSDYIKFVMDNDVFFKVAIYENRIVSAASADMDPINLNVEMTDCATDKLHRGKGLVGRLIFELEKELKHKEYKVLYSMARSISTGMNIVFSKHDYEYSGRLVNHCHICGSFEDMNIWVKVL